A region from the Lolium perenne isolate Kyuss_39 chromosome 4, Kyuss_2.0, whole genome shotgun sequence genome encodes:
- the LOC127347512 gene encoding ATP synthase subunit alpha, chloroplastic-like, whose protein sequence is MSKCIGRGAFRLRGKQPRKRGSTKRKRECPAPSIISRRSVYEPLQTGLIAIDSMIPIGRGQRELIIGDRQTGKTAVATGTILNQKGQNVICVYVAIGQRASSVAQVVTNFHEEGAMEYTIVVAEMADSPATLQYLAPYTGAALAEYFMYRERHTLIIYDDLSKQAQAYRQMSLLLRRPPGREAYPGDVFYLHSRLLERAAKLNSLLGEGSMTALPIVETQSGDVSAYIPTNVISITDGQIFLSSDLFNAGIRPAINVGISVSRVGSAAQIKAMKQVAGKSKLELAQFAELQAFAQFASALDKTSQNQLARGRRLRELLKQSQANPLPVEEQIATIYTGTRGYLDSLEIEQVNKFLDDLRKHLKDTRVFLSRCSYGRRSPGLRSPASLSSVHQLARSVQLRPYNAISFSGPIAVFVSVFLIYPLGQSGWFFAPSFGVAAIFRFILFFQGFHNWTLNPFHMMGVAGVLGAALLCAIHGATVENTLFEDGDGANTFRAFNPTQAEETYSMVTANRFWSQIFGVAFSNKRWLHFFMLFVPVTGLWMSAIGVVGLALNLRAYDFVSQEIRAAEDPEFETFYTKNILLNEGIRAWMVAQDQPHENLIFPEEVLPLNGEI, encoded by the exons ATGTCAAAATGCATCGGTAGGGGAGCGTTCCGCCTTAGAGGGAAGCAACCGCGAAAGCGGGGGTCGACGAAGCGGAAGCGAGAATGTCCTGCTCCAAGTATAATTTCCAGGCGTTCCGTATATGAACCTCTTCAAACAGGGCTTATTGCTATCGATTCGATGATCCCTATAGGGCGCGGTCAGCGCGAGTTAATTATTGGGGACAGACAGACTGGCAAAACAGCAGTAGCCACAGGTACAATTCTCAATCAAAAAGGACAAAATGTAATATGTGTTTATGTAGCTATCGGTCAAAGAGCATCCTCTGTGGCTCAAGTAGTAACTAATTTCCACGAGGAGGGGGCCATGGAATACACTATTGTAGTAGCTGAAATGGCGGATTCACCTGCTACATTACAATACCTCGCTCCTTATACGGGAGCAGCCCTGGCTGAATATTTTATGTACCGCGAACGGCATACTTTAATAATTTATGATGATCTCTCCAAACAGGCACAAGCTTATCGCCAAATGTCCCTTCTATTAAGAAGACCCCCCGGCCGTGAAGCTTATCCCGGGGATGTTTTTTATTTGCATTCACGCCTTTTAGAAAGAGCCGCgaaattaaattctcttttaggcGAAGGAAGTATGACCGCTTTACCAATAGTTGAGACTCAATCTGGAGACGTTTCTGCCTATATTCCTACTAATGTAATCTCCATTACAGATGGACAAATATTCTTATCTTCAGATCTATTCAATGCCGGAATTCGACCTGCTATTAATGTGGGTATTTCTGTTTCCAGAGTAGGATCCGCGGCTCAAATTAAAGCCATGAAACAAGTAGCTGGCAAATCAAAATTGGAATTAGCTCAATTCGCAGAGTTACAAGCCTTTGCACAATTCGCCTCTGCTCTGGATAAAACAAGTCAGAATCAATTGGCAAGGGGTCGACGATTAAGGGAATTGCTTAAACAATCTCAGGCAAACCCTCTCCCAGTGGAAGAACAGATAGCTACTATTTATACCGGAACGAGAGGATATCTGGATTCATTAGAGATTGAACAGGTAAATAAATTTCTGGATGACTTACGTAAACACCTAAAAGATACTAGGGTCTTTCTGTCCAGGTGCAG TTACGGCCGCCGTTCACCGGGGCTTCGGTCGCCGGCTTCCCTGTCATCAGTTCACCAACTTGCTCGGTCTGTTCAATTGCGGCCTTATAATGCAATCTCATTCTCTGGTCCAATCGCGGTTTTTGTTTCTGTATTCCTTATTTATCCACTGGGGCAATCTGGTTGGTTCTTTGCGCCGAGTTTTGGCGTAGCAGCAATATTTCGATTCATCCTTTTCTTCCAAGGATTTCATAATTGGACGTTGAACCCATTTCATATGATGGGAGTTGCCGGAGTATTAGGCGCGGCTCTGCTATGCGCTATTCATGGAGCGACCGTAGAAAACACTCTATTTGAGGACGGTGATGGTGCAAATACCTTCCGCGCTTTTAACCCAACTCAAGCTGAAGAAACTTATTCAATGGTCACGGCTAACCGCTTTTGGTCCCAAATCTTTGGTGTTGCTTTTTCCAATAAACGTTGGTTACATTTCTTTATGCTATTTGTACCCGTCACCGGTTTATGGATGAGTGCTATTGGCGTAGTAGGCCTGGCTCTGAACTTACGTGCCTATGACTTTGTTTCCCAGGAAATCCGTGCAGCGGAAGATCCTGAATTTGAGACTTTCTACACCAAAAATATTCTTTTAAACGAGGGTATTCGTGCGTGGATGGTAGCTCAGGATCAGCCTCATGAAAATCTTATATTCCCTGAGGAGGTTCTACCAC TTAACGGCGAGATTTAG